One window of the Bos indicus x Bos taurus breed Angus x Brahman F1 hybrid chromosome 8, Bos_hybrid_MaternalHap_v2.0, whole genome shotgun sequence genome contains the following:
- the LOC113897812 gene encoding interferon beta-2-like gives MTHRCLLQMVLLLCFSTTALSRSYSLLRFQQRRSLAVCQKLLWQLPSTPQHCLEARMDFQMPEEMKQAQQFRKEDAILVIYEMLQQIFGILTRDFSSTGWSETIIEDLLEELYGQMNRLQPIQKEIMQKQNSTMGDTTVLHLRKYYFNLVQYLKSKEYNRCAWTVVRVQILRNFSFLTRLTDYLRD, from the coding sequence ATGACCCACCGGTGCCTCCTCCAGATGGTTCTCCTGCTGTGTTTCTCCACCACAGCTCTTTCCAGGAGCTACAGCTTGCTTCGATTCCAACAAAGGCGGAGCCTTGCAGTGTGTCAGAAACTCCTGTGGCAGTTACCGTCAACTCCTCAACATTGCCTCGAGGCCAGGATGGACTTCCAGATGCCTGAGGAGATGAAGCAAGCACAGCAGTTCCGGAAGGAAGATGCCATATTGGTCATCTATGAGATGCTCCAGCAGATCTTTGGCATTCTCAccagagacttctccagcactggCTGGTCTGAGACCATCATCGAGGACCTCCTTGAGGAACTCTATGGGCAGATGAATCGTCTGCAGCCAATCCAGAAGGAAATCATGCAGAAGCAAAACTCCACTATGGGAGACACGACTGTTCTTCACCTGAGGAAATATTACTTCAACCTCGTGCAGTACCTGAAGTCCAAGGAGTACAACAGGTGTGCCTGGACAGTCGTGCGAGTGCAAATACTCAGGAATTTTTCTTTCCTGACGAGACTAACAGATTACCTCCGTGACTGA